The Rhododendron vialii isolate Sample 1 chromosome 1a, ASM3025357v1 region CGGTTATGGTGGCGATGATGGTTCTGTTTATTTGGACTCTGTTTTGTTTCTGTTAAACGTAGATTTGTGAAGAGCAATAACCGGTTAATAAGGGTTCTTTTTCCATTCCATCGCGTTCATCTtgttgaattattgatttgagAGATAATTAGAGATGGGTTTTGTGAGTACTATGATGTTTTTTTTCGGATTTGGAGTGGGTGTCTCAATTGGACTCGTAATTGGGTGTTATTTGTTCTTCTTCTAGCTGAGTGACGTCAATGGTGTCCGAGAAGGTGGTTTGGGTTCGATGATGGCTATGGGGTAGAAGGTGGTTTGGGTTGCGTTAGGACTCTTGGGAGGGGAAAAGAAGATTGAGAATTGGACAATGGTGTCGTATCCGTAGAGGGCAAAATGGGAAGTTAAGATTTTTCATTAACGGCATCTAAATCATTTGTGATTtacatagttagagggggttaggTGTTGAGTTTCaaagttagagggggtaaaCTGCTAATGAATGTTAGTTAAGGGGGTTAAATGTAATTTACCCATTTTTTAAACCCGAGGGTATGGGCTAGATTACCGCTTCTCGATTGATTCAGAAGGTTAATTTTACCGTCCACTTGTGGAAAACTCAATAAGAGTCAGAGCAAAACTCTGTTTGAACTCATTAAACAATAACTTGTGAGGCTTATACGGAAAAAAGTCTTACTGGGTATGTAACTTAAATTTAATTGAGAGGTCAAGCACGTATGATTAATTAGGACTACTCTTCTTAGATAAATGCATGCTCGAAACTTTGTCTCAACCCGAGCAGGAGATTGGTTGCCCACTATTCGAAAAGGGTTGAGTAAGGATTCTCTTAACTCGGATTTGTGGCAATTTTTTTAACTCACATGTGCAGGCTAGCTTAACGATTCTTGATTGATTCGGAAGGCTAATTCCACCGTCCATTTGCAAAAACTCAAGAAAAGTTTTAGCAAAGCTATGTCTGATCtctgtagcaggccgaacatagAACTTCACTGTGGTACGGACCGAGCCTTGTTCGTGTCAATCAGAAACCTTGTGCACGGCTCCTATTCCTGTCCTTCATCGCCACCCCACTAGCCACAGGCTCAGCGGATTACAAGCCCGTGCTCGGCCACTCCCTTGCAGCGTACCCTTTCCCGTTGGTCACGTGCCAGGGTCGGCAAGTCGTGCTCAGCCACCTGCGTAGCATGGCCGCTGCCGACGACGGATGGCTGTTGAATTATGCGTCTTCCCACGCGTAAAATCGattataacagaagatgatcatgggTGCACATGGATCATGCCAGCTCACCCCCAAAGCGGTTACCAGTTCGGTGACGTCACGGTGACATCGTCTGGCTCGAGCAAGGCACGTgcctgtgcttggagagcaagtcagggagactctataaatactgaaggatAACGCTTCTGGAGAGGTACGCACTGATACACGCGAATAtccactcaaaaccctagtctcttccctttcttcctACACATACTTATCCTCTTGCCGGAGGGCCTTATCGGGCGACCCCCGGctaggtcttagtcgtgcgctcactgtgcaggctGTGGGGAGAAGGCTAGGAGACCACTGTACCAGCGGGGAAGGATTTAAGCCAGAAGagacgggccacacaattggtgaacccgacgtgaatccTTCTCAGCTTCTGATCCAAACGGCTCAAACTCTCTTCCAAACCACCTTCCTCTCAAAAAGACAGTCAAAAACTCAACGGCGATGGGCGGAGATCCACCGAACGTTTCCGTTTCGGGGGCCAAAGACGCCAGTGGAAACGCAATTCTTCCACCGTTTTTCgaaaggcacatgtccatctcgCTCCCCCCCAATTCCGGGCTATCTCCGGCCGCGGACGACATAACAATGGCCTACATCCGCCTTCTGCAACGACAAGACGACGAAAGGGATAATGAACTTGCGTCGCTAAGGGCAGAGGTGGCCCAGATGAAGCAACATTTGCAGGACGCAACCCCAGCCGCCTCCAGATCTACCGGAGGCGGACGACGGAAGCGAAGAagctctcctcctccacctccaccacggGACCACCCCAACGAGGCGGGTCACCGCGTCTCCGTCAAAGACCGCCTTGGGTTTACGCCAGAAAAGGGAGACACCAGGGAACTTATCCTCTACAAACGACCTACAACATCTGGTACGCACCGCTCGATGACCCACCACGAGCGAACCCGCACACGAGACACCGAATCCTTCACAAGCAcgtactcgactggtcgcgcggagttctctcgcacaacggccTCGCGCCGAAGCCGAGACTCCGTAGAAACCAGGCGCCACGTCTCTGAACGCCTCGAGGGGATCCCACCAGAAAACATGGATAATGAAAACGACGTTCGGTGGAATGGGAAAGGCGTATGGATCGAAGGGGCGGAGAACGGGAACAAAACCTATTGCGATAAGGAGAAGTCCGTCGACCACCCCCATAGGGAAACAACGGACCTACGGGACAAGCTTCGAAGCCGGGTACGCGAGAAAACCTCAGAAAGAGAAAAGCACCCAAAGAGGTCGCGCACGGATGTGCTCGGCAAACCACCGCGTCCAGGATTTGAGCGGCAACTGAAGGACCTTGGAATCTCACCCTTCAcctcccacatcatcaacaccattgccgaacccaacttccacctaCCAAAATTCACGAAGTTCGACCCAAGCACCTGCGAAGCTTACACTCACCTGATTCACTTTCGCTAAACCATCGAGCTATGCACTACAAAGgatgaaatcaaatgcaaagcgttcTCGTCCAGCCTCGGTTCTCTCGGACTctagtggttcaacaaattgcccgctggatccatacggaacctggctgaccttgaacgcgccttcaaTACTCGCTTTATCACCAGCAACAAAACAGCCAAGGAGCCTGAGTCCTTGTCCCAGATGAGGAAACTCCCAAATGAAACACTCAGGCACTATGCCGAGCGCTACTGGcaacttttcaatgaaattcccGAAATCGACGAGTACTGGGCCGTGCGCaccttcaaaaatgggttggaaTCTGGTAGCAAAATACTCGACGAACTGGCTATTCGACCTTCGCACGACATGGGAGAGTTGATGTGTGTCATAGAACGATTTTGTGCCCTTGAAGAATTCTACGCGGACCGAGCCGCTCAGGGGATCCCCAATTCAATAACCTGCCTACCGACGACAGCTCCTCAGCTGCAGATACCAATCGTAACTCAACAATCCCAGCCAAAGAAACATGTTaacaacatcaaagaagggaagaaacgccAACTAAAAGAGCATGATtacgtggccgaaaccacccactttaaagaacccatctggtccttcctaaaggaaatcatgaggcaaccatggttcgagtggccgcAAGGCAAGCTCGGCACGGACAATGGACAAGCTGATCAGAACCCAAGGAAGAAGTGCTCctatcacaatgagctcggccactacacaacgGCATGTGCTCCGTACAAGGCGCTGTTGGAGCGTCTGGCGGCCCAAGGCCATCTCGACCAATACATCGATCGAGCAAAAACACCCGCCCGCCCACCTGTCGGAAATCCCAACCTCAATGAACCACGACCGACGATACATGTCATCTACGGCCCAGTAACAAAAGAATCTGAAGCACACCTCCGAGCCGACCTCGATCACGCCTCCACTTCTAAACAGGTACTTGCTGTAAGACCCGGGTCAAAGCGACCGCGCCCGGACGAAACGCCCAAGTGGACTATCACTTTCACCGAGCGCGACCTTGAGTTCGTACAAACTCCACACTCTGATGCTCTCGTCGTTACAATGCAAATCGGAGTCCACGATGTCAAGCGAATCCTCATCGACCAGGGAAGCTCggcagaggtgatgtactatgATTTGTTCAAAAAGCTCGACCTCCCAGAGTCAGCCCTACAACCCGCCGAAGTCCTTCTAATCGGATTCAACGGAGCACCGGTTTGGCCACTCGGACGAATCTTCCTTCCGGTCGTCGCAGGTTCGAAAACATTAACCATTTagttcatcgtcgtcaacgtgtCGAGCCCGTATAACGCGATTCTTGGCCGAGCCTGGCTTCATAACATGCAAGCAATCGCTTCGACCTACCACCAGGTTGTCCGCTTCATCGCC contains the following coding sequences:
- the LOC131328879 gene encoding uncharacterized protein LOC131328879 — its product is MRQPWFEWPQGKLGTDNGQADQNPRKKCSYHNELGHYTTACAPYKALLERLAAQGHLDQYIDRAKTPARPPVGNPNLNEPRPTIHVIYGPVTKESEAHLRADLDHASTSKQVLAVRPGSKRPRPDETPKWTITFTERDLEFVQTPHSDALVVTMQIGVHDVKRILIDQGSSAEVMYYDLFKKLDLPESALQPAEVLLIGFNGAPVWPLGRIFLPVVAGSKTLTI